In Myxocyprinus asiaticus isolate MX2 ecotype Aquarium Trade chromosome 46, UBuf_Myxa_2, whole genome shotgun sequence, a single window of DNA contains:
- the fezf1 gene encoding fez family zinc finger protein 1 — protein sequence MDSALYHSAGIFGAPSASGSLTTGGSMITSSKPLAFSIERIMARTPEPKSIPFPNLFHAPVGKADPKQPPAPLHCMIPLMPLACEPSHKLHINGIDANHSDAFSNSTNELVNYKNEQQNATPAIGQYKLFRPRVVNQSSFHAMGAAVCYLNCGESACPPHAGLVNFHPMASYLLNSPLHARQKSLFSTDKSKAGNAADRFPQNVTFKELSQTHLHHYMKESAQILSEKLFKNSAKLSSGSPQTKPKVFTCEVCGKVFNAHYNLTRHMPVHTGARPFVCKVCGKGFRQASTLCRHKIIHTQEKPHKCNQCGKAFNRSSTLNTHTRIHAGYKPFICEFCGKGFHQKGNYKNHKLTHSGEKQFKCNICNKAFHQVYNLTFHMHTHNDKKPFTCPTCGKGFCRNFDLKKHIRKLHDISLAPRSPSTPTGNLEGQ from the exons ATGGACAGCGCGCTGTACCACTCAGCAGGTATATTTGGCGCCCCTTCGGCTTCGGGAAGTTTAACGACTGGAGGAAGCATGATCACCAGCTCCAAGCCTCTCGCTTTTTCGATCGAAAGGATTATGGCCAGGACGCCCGAGCCAAAGTCAATACCGTTCCCGAACTTGTTTCACGCTCCCGTGGGGAAAGCGGACCCCAAGCAGCCTCCCGCTCCGCTGCACTGCATGATCCCCCTCATGCCGCTCGCCTGCGAGCCGTCTCATAAACTTCACATCAATGGAATAGACGCCAATCACTCCGATGCTTTTTCAAACAGTACGAACGAATTGGTGAATTATAAAAACGAGCAGCAAAATGCGACACCCGCCATCGGACAATACAAACTCTTTCGCCCACGTGTAGTGAACCAGTCCTCGTTCCACGCGATGGGCGCCGCTGTGTGTTACCTGAACTGCGGGGAAAGTGCGTGTCCGCCTCACGCGGGTCTGGTCAACTTTCACCCCATGGCTTCGTATCTTCTCAACAGCCCTCTGCATGCGCGTCAGAAGAGCCTCTTTTCCACCGACAAAAGTAAAGCGGGCAACGCTGCGGACAGGTTTCCTCAGAACGTGACTTTCAAGGAACTTTCTCAGACTCATCTGCACCATTACATGAAGGAGAGTGCGCAGATCCTGTCGGAGAAATTGTTCAAGAACTCAGCGAAATTAAGCAGCGGCTCTCCTCAAACCAAACCAAAAGTGTTCACCTGTGAAGTTTGTGGCAAG GTATTCAACGCACACTATAATTTAACGCGACACATGCCGGTTCACACGGGCGCCAGGCCGTTCGTGTGCAAAGTATGCGGCAAAGGATTCAGACAAGCGAGTACTCTCTGTCGCCATAAAATCATCCACACTCAG GAAAAACCGCATAAATGCAACCAATGTGGCAAAGCTTTCAACAGAAGTTCAACTCTTAACACCCATACACGAATTCATGCGGGATACAAaccttttatttgtgaattctgtGGCAAAGGATTTCACCAGAAAG gtaactACAAGAACCACAAACTGACTCACAGCGGAGAAAAACAGTTCAAGTGCAATATCTGCAACAAAGCCTTCCATCAGGTGTACAACCTCACAtttcacatgcacacgcacaatGACAAGAAGCCTTTCACGTGTCCAACATGCGGCAAGGGTTTCTGCAGGAACTTTgaccttaaaaaacatattagGAAACTGCACGACATTTCCCTAGCACCCCGCTCTCCATCAACGCCAACTGGAAATCTGGAGGGTCAGTAA